CAGTTAAAATAAAGGGAAGTTTTACTTCTATTCACTTGAAAAACATTAAAATTGGGGATTTGTGCAAGATTAGAAGAAAATTTTCCCCTTATTTACCCCTATCCAAGCGAGCTTCAGCAGATTAACGGGAAAATTTCCCCTTATTTATCTTTAGTTACTCTATAAAGGATAAGGCATCCTTATAATCCTAACAGTGTCCAGCTGCAGGGCTTAGAGGCACATGTCATAAGCCGAATTGTCCAAGAAGGCAAAGACCCGCCTTCATGGCCAATTCGTCTTATGCCACCCGCCTCTGAGCAAAGCCCTTCCGCTTTTCTTTTGTCCAGCTCCGCCGGCTAGAGGCTCGAGACATAAGTCATGCCATCCAAAAAGGCAAAGAGCGCCTTTATGGCTGCCCTGTCTTATGCTTGTCGCCTCTGAGCAAGCCGCCTCCGCTTTTCTAGTGTCCAGCTGCAGTGGGCTGCTCCCGTTTGAAAATTAACCTTAGTCTTTTGAGGCAAAAAGCGCCTCTAAAGCCTAAGAACATTTTTCAAAGGGAGCAAAACGCCCACTTCCGCTTTTCTGTCTCCCAATATTTTAACTCCATTGCCAGTAATTTAAGTTGAAAGCGAACGTATATTCGTATACAATCATAGATATAATAAACAAGAACGAATGTTCGATTTCATGAAGGGAAGGAGTGAAAAGGATGACTGTCGATTACAGCGGGCTGCCGCACCACAAGATTTTATGCATCGATATGAAGAGCTTTTACGCCAGCTGTTCGGCTGTCATGCTCGGACTCGATCCGCTCCAGTGCCATTTAGCGGTGGTCGGGGACCGGGAGCGGCAGGGGAGCATTGTATTGGCTGCGTCTCCCAGATTAAAAAAAGAATTTGGAATTAAAACGGGGTCGCGGATGTTCGAAATTCCAAAGGATCCACGCATTCAGCTAGTAGAGCCCAAAATGGCCACCTACGTGCGCATCTCCACTGAAATCACCCGTCTGTTTCATCGTTATGTCCCGAAAGACGCCATTCACACGTATAGTGTCGATGAAAGCTTCATCAAAATTGACGGGGCCACCCATCTGTGGGGGGACGCCATGACCATCGCCCGTAAAATCAAAGATGATATGGAAAGGGAATTTCAGCTTCCGTGCGCCATCGGCATCGGACCCAATATGCTTCTCTCCAAGCTTTGTTTAGACCTTGAAGCAAAGAAGGAGGGAATTGCAGAGTGGAGGTATGAAGACGTGCCGGAAAAGCTGTGGCCTCTGTCCCCCCTCAGTGAAATGTGGGGAATCGGCCGCCGTCTTGAAAAGACGCTCAACCGGATGGGGATCTTCTCGGTCGGGCAGCTGGCCCAGTATGAGCTGGAAAAGCTCGAAGCGAAGTTCGGAGTAATGGGCAACCAGCTGTATTATCATGCATGGGGTGTGGATTTATCGGAAATCGGGGCGCCGATCATGGAAGGGCAGATCAGCTTCGGAAAGAGTCAGATCCTCCTCAGGGATTACAAGGAAAGGAAGGAAATCAAGTCTGTCATTCTCGAGATGTGTGAAGAAGTGGCAAGAAGAGCGAGGACACATAAAAAGGCCGGAAGGACCATCAGCTTCGGAATCGGGTACAGTAAAGAAGAATTTGGGGGCGGGTTCCACCGTTCGAGGACGGTGGAAGAGCCGACCAATATCACGATGGATCTGTACAGAGTCTGCCTTGAGCTTTTCGAAGAGAATGATAACGGAAAGACTGTCCGGAAAATATCCATCGCCCTTTCAAATATTGTGGAGGATGAAACGCTGCAGATTTCCTTATTTGATCCCAAGCGATGGGAGAAGCGCGAATTGGGATATGTGGTGGATAGGATTCGCCGCAAGTATGGGTCGGCTTCCCTGCTCAGGGCGGTATCCTATACAGAAGCAGGAACGGCGAGACACCGTGCGCGGCTCGTCGGAGGACACAAATCATGATGAAATCCGGGAGGTGAGCAAGTGTGATTCGTGACCGAGGAAGAATCAAATGGACGTCCATGATGCTGCCGGAGCATGTGAAATTATTACGCGACTGGGCGAAAGAAGATACCTATGAAAAAAGAAAAGAGCTTGATGAACAAGAATTAGAAGTATTGAACGAAGTAGTGGCGGAAGCGATGGAATTCGGTAAAGCCGTATCCATCACTCATTATGTGAATCATCGGCATGAGGCCCTTGTCGGAACCATTCACCATGCTGATTCATTGGAAGGGAAGCTGCATGTCGTGGACAGGGGTGAGAAAGTTCACTATATTCCTTTATCGGCCATCACGGATATCCGCTTTTTTGAAGAGTGAGCAGGTCACTGGTACCAATAAAAAGAGAGACTTTGCAAATGAAGTCTCTCCGCTTTCATCATTATTCCTCATCCAGCACTTTCTCCGCACGCACACAAGATTCGAATTTCCCCTTGTGGGAAGCGTCGCAGAACGGCATTTTAGTAGATAGACCGCAGCGGCATAATGAGAAGACCTGCTTCGTGGGAAAAACATTTCCGTCTGCATCGATTAATTCGACATCCCCGGTTACCCGAAGAGAACCGTTGTCATTGACTTTGATTTGAGCTTTTGCCATGAAAAACCACCCTTTCTATAAAATACAAAAGTTTCCCCATACTGATAGTAAAGTGAAAGATGAAAAAATGCAATATAATAAAGGGAAGAGAAAAAATATGATAGGATGGAAGGGAGGAGGAAGTCAAATGAACATTCAACTTACAGATGCAGCAGCAGAAAAGATAACCGAGAAAACAGCAGGCCAAAAAGGTTATTTGAAATTAAAATATGACATAGACGGATGCGGGTGTGTAGTGAGCGGCGTCCCGACCTTATGGTATGTGGCAGAACCGGATGAAGTCGATGATGTGACAGTCGAGACCAATCATTTTCCGATTTTGGTTGAGAAGTCGAAAACGGTTTTTCTTGATGAAGATTTGAAAATCGATTTTTCAACAACCAGTAAT
This Bacillus sp. Marseille-Q1617 DNA region includes the following protein-coding sequences:
- a CDS encoding DNA polymerase thumb domain-containing protein; this translates as MTVDYSGLPHHKILCIDMKSFYASCSAVMLGLDPLQCHLAVVGDRERQGSIVLAASPRLKKEFGIKTGSRMFEIPKDPRIQLVEPKMATYVRISTEITRLFHRYVPKDAIHTYSVDESFIKIDGATHLWGDAMTIARKIKDDMEREFQLPCAIGIGPNMLLSKLCLDLEAKKEGIAEWRYEDVPEKLWPLSPLSEMWGIGRRLEKTLNRMGIFSVGQLAQYELEKLEAKFGVMGNQLYYHAWGVDLSEIGAPIMEGQISFGKSQILLRDYKERKEIKSVILEMCEEVARRARTHKKAGRTISFGIGYSKEEFGGGFHRSRTVEEPTNITMDLYRVCLELFEENDNGKTVRKISIALSNIVEDETLQISLFDPKRWEKRELGYVVDRIRRKYGSASLLRAVSYTEAGTARHRARLVGGHKS
- a CDS encoding YolD-like family protein, with the translated sequence MIRDRGRIKWTSMMLPEHVKLLRDWAKEDTYEKRKELDEQELEVLNEVVAEAMEFGKAVSITHYVNHRHEALVGTIHHADSLEGKLHVVDRGEKVHYIPLSAITDIRFFEE
- a CDS encoding CDGSH iron-sulfur domain-containing protein, with the protein product MAKAQIKVNDNGSLRVTGDVELIDADGNVFPTKQVFSLCRCGLSTKMPFCDASHKGKFESCVRAEKVLDEE
- a CDS encoding iron-sulfur cluster biosynthesis family protein; translation: MNIQLTDAAAEKITEKTAGQKGYLKLKYDIDGCGCVVSGVPTLWYVAEPDEVDDVTVETNHFPILVEKSKTVFLDEDLKIDFSTTSNTFQLKSPGQILNGRMNFILYPAE